A window of Costertonia aggregata contains these coding sequences:
- a CDS encoding LytTR family DNA-binding domain-containing protein, which yields MISFNKTISYTKNWKHTFLIALVLGALVPILLMTLEPFDNSNIFAYKYLIISGYAPCIIIPVLLVHPLENYFYKIQTNRWYIVNEFFYIIATLFVIFLFTFFYHFYVVSGLTSFTYKSIFDFVKSFGLPFTPIAVPLWLYLRSKYGLIEIPLYDKSGTKKTNAITIVGNNKSETLTISEADFIFAKAQQNYVDVYYNTENGMQQETFRSTLSNIMKQLPKAWQVHRSYLVNLDYLKSVEGNARKRYIKISPTEETIPISQVYYKALSKLPQC from the coding sequence ATGATCTCATTTAACAAAACAATTTCCTATACTAAAAATTGGAAACATACTTTTTTGATTGCACTAGTGTTAGGTGCATTGGTTCCAATCTTGTTAATGACCTTGGAACCCTTTGATAATAGTAATATTTTCGCATACAAATATTTAATTATTTCGGGTTATGCACCTTGTATAATAATTCCGGTATTACTCGTTCATCCGCTTGAAAATTACTTTTACAAAATTCAAACCAACCGTTGGTATATCGTAAATGAGTTTTTTTACATTATAGCGACACTATTCGTAATATTCCTTTTCACTTTTTTTTATCATTTTTACGTAGTTAGCGGTTTGACTTCGTTTACTTATAAATCAATATTTGATTTTGTCAAATCATTTGGGTTACCATTTACACCCATAGCAGTTCCTTTATGGTTGTACTTACGCTCTAAATATGGGTTGATAGAGATTCCATTGTACGATAAGAGCGGTACTAAAAAAACGAATGCCATAACAATTGTTGGGAACAATAAATCTGAAACCTTAACCATTTCTGAAGCAGATTTTATTTTTGCAAAAGCACAGCAAAATTACGTAGACGTTTACTACAATACTGAAAATGGTATGCAACAAGAAACATTTCGTAGTACACTATCAAATATTATGAAACAATTACCAAAAGCTTGGCAAGTACACCGTTCTTATCTGGTAAATCTAGATTATCTCAAATCTGTAGAAGGAAATGCTAGAAAGCGTTATATAAAAATCTCTCCAACAGAAGAAACTATCCCAATCTCCCAAGTTTACTATAAAGCCTTAAGTAAACTACCTCAGTGCTAG
- a CDS encoding TraB/GumN family protein, translated as MKTCNIFILIILITLLTCCSSSKYVNYLKEHTEVVKMADSLQFNSLDNTFYKNKLFLVGEVHEVETSPRIDFALFTQLNEKIKVDIYLAEMDVAQGYYLQEYINGSNSITLKNILKKWPVYIGSVSEQYRNKWLKMRTYHTQLPKSSKFKLVGIDRIADFELIRRLLKEKLPEKYHKGIHSEQNSLIIWSKERLNSIIEKEKQRFDSNTLNLLNNIEYNLSNYKKIRNRDTFMYQNFKRLYAQDQWENKNIYGGFGFSHTLQAYDNTFAGLVKKDTTLLYTNKMVSLNTLYVDSKLTVDSKSLPKFMQDKGKAFTRFKYSQDNRLFMYIKGIADYKKVSKPNTISLINLSAKGSPYLNSTRGTKVKKLITIWEAYDILDDTSTTDYAQYILLVRNADWIRPDEK; from the coding sequence ATGAAAACTTGTAACATTTTTATCTTGATAATTTTAATAACACTGCTTACATGTTGTTCTTCAAGCAAATATGTAAATTATTTAAAAGAACATACAGAAGTAGTTAAAATGGCAGATTCGCTTCAGTTTAATTCATTAGATAATACTTTTTATAAAAACAAACTCTTTCTAGTTGGTGAAGTACATGAAGTTGAAACATCCCCAAGAATAGACTTTGCACTATTTACGCAACTCAACGAAAAAATAAAAGTTGATATTTATTTAGCCGAAATGGATGTCGCTCAAGGCTATTATTTACAAGAATATATAAATGGGTCTAATTCAATTACACTTAAAAATATACTGAAAAAATGGCCCGTATATATAGGAAGTGTATCAGAGCAATACAGAAATAAATGGTTGAAAATGAGAACATACCACACCCAACTTCCTAAGAGCTCAAAATTTAAGCTTGTTGGCATTGATAGGATTGCAGACTTTGAACTCATCCGAAGATTATTAAAAGAAAAACTTCCGGAGAAATATCATAAAGGGATTCATAGTGAGCAGAACTCCTTAATAATATGGTCTAAAGAGAGACTCAATAGCATTATAGAAAAAGAGAAACAACGTTTTGATAGCAACACTTTAAATTTATTAAACAACATAGAGTATAATCTCTCTAATTATAAAAAAATAAGAAATAGGGATACATTTATGTATCAAAACTTTAAACGATTGTATGCACAAGACCAATGGGAAAATAAGAATATTTACGGCGGTTTTGGTTTTTCTCACACCCTACAGGCGTATGATAACACTTTTGCAGGACTAGTAAAAAAAGATACTACATTATTATACACTAATAAAATGGTTAGTTTAAACACCCTGTATGTAGACTCAAAACTAACGGTAGATAGTAAATCGTTGCCAAAGTTTATGCAAGACAAGGGCAAAGCGTTTACGAGATTTAAGTACTCACAGGACAATAGGCTGTTTATGTACATAAAAGGCATAGCAGATTATAAAAAGGTATCAAAACCTAATACCATAAGTTTAATTAATTTGAGTGCCAAGGGTTCTCCTTACTTAAATTCTACAAGAGGAACTAAAGTGAAAAAACTGATAACTATTTGGGAGGCTTATGATATCTTAGATGATACATCTACTACAGACTATGCCCAATATATATTATTAGTTCGAAATGCAGACTGGATTCGACCGGATGAAAAATAA
- a CDS encoding IS110 family RNA-guided transposase, which produces METQQTARPKLFIGIDIHKRSWKVHCATDLSSGRTFSMSPEPELLLNYVEKYYPDYDVTTAYEAGCCGYHAHRCLEGYGWRSLVVNPADIFRRGKERHTKTDRIDAQLIARELKDGRLESIQVPDPKREQLRSLFRRRNDLVKDMRQVKSYIKMQLLYYGITVPEEFDNDHWSHRFRTWLDTLVFDYEPCNIVLASRMRSFRFIDKEFRDVSTSLRKYTKQYYKKDFELLKSIPGIGGIVASGILSELGDLRRFKNIKHLAGYVGMAPGVYQSGDTFRNTGITMRAHRLMRSYFIEASWQAIRTDPVMQGYYRKHRGKNVKSIIVKVARKLLSRTLAVIKTETPYQIGVIE; this is translated from the coding sequence ATGGAAACACAACAAACTGCAAGACCTAAGTTATTCATTGGTATCGACATACACAAACGTAGCTGGAAGGTCCACTGTGCTACCGACCTTAGTTCCGGCAGGACTTTTTCAATGTCGCCCGAGCCTGAACTGCTTCTAAACTATGTTGAGAAGTATTATCCCGATTACGATGTTACAACAGCTTATGAAGCTGGCTGTTGCGGTTACCATGCCCATCGTTGCCTCGAGGGTTATGGTTGGCGTTCTTTGGTGGTGAACCCTGCGGATATTTTCAGGAGAGGTAAGGAACGCCATACCAAGACCGATAGGATAGATGCACAGCTCATAGCCAGGGAGCTTAAAGATGGTCGTTTGGAGAGCATACAAGTGCCCGACCCCAAGCGGGAACAATTGCGAAGTCTCTTTAGAAGGCGTAACGATCTGGTCAAGGATATGCGCCAGGTCAAGAGTTATATCAAGATGCAGTTGTTGTATTACGGGATAACGGTACCGGAGGAGTTCGACAATGACCATTGGAGCCATAGGTTCCGTACTTGGTTGGACACGTTGGTCTTCGATTACGAACCGTGCAATATTGTACTTGCGAGCCGTATGCGCAGTTTCAGGTTTATCGACAAGGAGTTCAGGGATGTATCGACGAGCCTTCGCAAGTACACCAAGCAATATTATAAGAAGGACTTTGAGTTATTGAAGAGTATTCCCGGGATAGGGGGCATAGTCGCCAGTGGTATTTTAAGTGAGCTGGGCGACCTGCGCCGTTTCAAGAACATCAAGCACTTGGCAGGTTATGTGGGCATGGCCCCTGGGGTTTACCAGAGTGGCGACACTTTCCGCAATACGGGTATCACCATGCGTGCTCACCGCTTGATGAGGAGTTACTTTATAGAAGCGTCTTGGCAAGCTATTCGAACCGATCCCGTGATGCAGGGGTATTATAGAAAACACCGGGGCAAGAACGTTAAATCGATTATAGTGAAGGTAGCTAGAAAACTACTGAGCAGAACCCTTGCAGTAATAAAGACGGAGACTCCCTATCAAATAGGGGTCATAGAATAA
- a CDS encoding AbrB/MazE/SpoVT family DNA-binding domain-containing protein — MEAAIIKIGNSKGLRLSKTILEKYNIKDKVEMILEKGQIILKPIDSPRKNWDKAFEKMRENNDDRLLFNDVFEDENFEEWN, encoded by the coding sequence ATGGAAGCTGCAATCATAAAAATCGGAAATTCTAAAGGTTTGCGTCTAAGCAAAACGATACTTGAAAAATACAATATTAAGGATAAGGTCGAAATGATTTTGGAAAAAGGACAAATAATCCTGAAACCAATAGATAGCCCTAGAAAAAATTGGGACAAAGCATTCGAAAAAATGCGCGAAAACAATGATGACCGTCTATTGTTCAACGATGTCTTCGAAGATGAAAACTTTGAAGAATGGAATTAA
- a CDS encoding type II toxin-antitoxin system PemK/MazF family toxin: MELKQYSIILVNLDPTIGSEIKKTRPCVILSPNEINRFLNTIVVAPMTTNLKKYPTRIQVGHNNKKGMVAIDQIRTIDKSRIIKKFDRLTKSEIQNCKDVIKETFVD, from the coding sequence ATGGAATTAAAACAATATTCCATAATACTCGTAAATCTTGACCCTACAATCGGTAGTGAAATTAAGAAAACACGACCATGTGTAATATTATCACCTAATGAAATAAACCGATTTTTAAATACGATTGTTGTTGCCCCTATGACAACTAATTTAAAAAAGTATCCGACCAGAATTCAAGTGGGGCATAATAATAAAAAGGGGATGGTCGCCATCGACCAAATTCGGACAATTGATAAATCACGGATAATAAAAAAGTTTGACCGATTAACAAAATCCGAAATTCAAAATTGTAAGGATGTTATCAAAGAAACATTCGTGGATTAA
- a CDS encoding FN3 associated domain-containing protein, translating to MTYLMINIGNFHPVLVHLPIGILIFAFILEIYQRLKPDQNIGGVIKLAIGFGVLSALASIGTGLLLESNGAYDEELLFRHKWMAISLTAVTIILFFAKEAKQAVLAKLYFPLFILANVMLTLAGHWGGSMTHGEDFLTKDTSKAKKSIEDVDKALVYNDIVQPIFDAKCVSCHNTKKTEGKLLLTSQAEILKGGDSGSILDSTETRPPMLVHRIALPMEDEEHMPPKGKVQLTPNEVALLNWWIANNNCFDCITADLERNKRVQGFLNDLEEDTSTRAVLARQLEPAPDVWLNTVLANGISILSLKEESPLYMVNLSNKKTLSKNSFELLNDYAENIVEMNLGNSNFHDSLATEIRSFKNLTKLQLHNTGITDEALEFTEDLTLLESLNLYGTQVTNTVMDRLRQLPNLTDLYIWQTSITNDAIHTFKTDKVATTVHEIDDDIFGETELLPPTIIADSYFIMDSLTVEMSYPFEDTQMFYTLDGSVPDTTSLVYTQPIVLKDRATIKAITYKTGWGKSDVVSSDFKKSTLNYDKVALNKLPNEKYAAQGGTTLVDLKRGSNNFVDGNWLGYEGTHFNATFALAEKQDISSVSVGALSVPGSWIFFPVGFKVSVSDDGKRFTHLHTVDLGPLPPTSTISSKFFDIEFPKTTAKYVRVEVKSVLENPSWHQNPGGKSWLFVDEIVIN from the coding sequence ATGACATACTTAATGATAAATATTGGCAATTTTCATCCGGTTTTGGTACATCTACCGATAGGAATACTCATTTTTGCCTTTATTTTGGAAATTTACCAACGCTTAAAACCAGATCAAAATATTGGCGGGGTCATTAAACTGGCTATCGGTTTTGGCGTTTTGAGCGCATTGGCATCCATAGGTACGGGACTTTTACTGGAATCTAACGGAGCATATGACGAAGAATTGCTTTTTAGGCATAAATGGATGGCCATAAGCCTAACTGCCGTCACCATTATTTTATTTTTCGCAAAAGAGGCAAAACAAGCGGTATTGGCAAAATTGTATTTTCCGCTTTTTATCCTGGCCAATGTTATGTTGACACTTGCGGGGCATTGGGGCGGTAGCATGACCCACGGCGAGGATTTTTTAACGAAGGATACCTCAAAGGCCAAAAAATCAATTGAAGATGTGGACAAGGCCTTGGTCTACAATGATATTGTACAGCCCATTTTCGATGCAAAATGTGTAAGTTGTCACAATACGAAAAAAACCGAAGGGAAACTATTGCTGACCTCTCAAGCTGAAATTCTTAAAGGAGGCGATTCGGGAAGTATTTTGGATTCAACGGAGACCCGGCCGCCGATGTTGGTACATCGTATAGCCTTGCCCATGGAAGATGAAGAGCATATGCCGCCTAAAGGTAAAGTGCAGTTGACCCCAAACGAGGTGGCACTTTTGAATTGGTGGATAGCAAACAACAACTGTTTTGATTGTATTACGGCCGATTTGGAACGCAATAAAAGAGTACAGGGCTTTTTGAACGATTTGGAGGAAGATACCTCTACCAGGGCAGTTTTGGCCAGACAATTGGAACCTGCTCCCGATGTTTGGTTGAATACCGTTTTGGCCAATGGGATTTCCATATTATCCTTAAAGGAAGAAAGCCCCTTGTACATGGTCAACCTTTCCAACAAAAAAACTTTGAGCAAGAACAGTTTTGAACTGTTGAACGATTATGCGGAGAATATTGTTGAAATGAATTTGGGCAACTCTAATTTTCATGATTCGCTCGCTACGGAAATACGTTCCTTTAAAAATCTGACAAAATTGCAATTGCATAATACCGGGATAACGGATGAAGCCTTGGAATTTACTGAAGACCTCACATTGTTGGAATCGCTCAACTTGTATGGTACGCAAGTGACGAATACCGTAATGGATAGGTTACGGCAACTCCCCAACTTGACCGATTTGTACATTTGGCAGACCAGTATCACCAACGATGCGATACATACGTTCAAAACTGATAAAGTTGCAACCACGGTACATGAGATTGATGATGATATTTTTGGAGAGACCGAGCTGCTCCCACCCACGATCATAGCCGATTCCTACTTTATCATGGATTCGCTGACCGTAGAAATGAGTTATCCGTTCGAAGACACCCAAATGTTCTACACGCTAGATGGTTCGGTTCCCGATACCACCTCATTGGTGTATACGCAGCCTATAGTTTTAAAGGACAGGGCTACCATAAAAGCAATAACCTACAAAACGGGATGGGGTAAAAGTGATGTGGTTTCCTCGGATTTTAAGAAGAGTACCTTAAACTACGACAAAGTGGCGTTGAACAAGCTGCCCAATGAAAAATATGCGGCGCAGGGCGGCACAACATTGGTAGACCTAAAACGGGGCAGTAATAATTTTGTGGATGGTAATTGGTTGGGGTACGAAGGCACGCATTTTAATGCCACGTTCGCTCTTGCTGAAAAACAGGACATCAGTTCGGTATCGGTAGGTGCGCTCTCCGTGCCCGGGAGTTGGATTTTCTTTCCCGTAGGGTTCAAGGTTTCGGTTTCCGACGATGGCAAACGGTTTACACACTTACATACCGTTGATTTGGGACCTTTGCCACCTACCTCTACGATATCTTCTAAGTTTTTTGATATCGAATTTCCCAAAACTACGGCCAAATATGTTCGTGTTGAGGTAAAAAGTGTTCTTGAAAACCCATCATGGCATCAAAATCCGGGCGGTAAGAGCTGGCTTTTTGTAGATGAAATCGTAATCAATTAA
- a CDS encoding chitobiase/beta-hexosaminidase C-terminal domain-containing protein, with product MAQRLSYILALMLLVVCCKKTEKPVLASVETFELSPPRMVVDSLLFHTSAQITADFGLADAEIRYTTDGGEVTKASLVYTNPLQIDRSAEYSFRVFHPQHKASTQVLTKLVQVKNTIADIDMAITPQAHPNYRGNGSRTLVDLQKGTTQFRSGKQWLGFQSEKIAIDLDFKKQQSLSKVILSTLRDHNAWIFSPVSISVIADTKEIGSVYFDTPKEAQPTQMQFLDIPVTVGNYSAITIEINVMEAIPEWHQGKGTLPFFFIDEILVE from the coding sequence ATGGCGCAAAGGTTGTCTTACATATTGGCGCTTATGCTATTGGTAGTATGCTGCAAGAAAACTGAGAAACCAGTGCTGGCTTCGGTTGAAACTTTTGAATTGTCTCCGCCGCGTATGGTGGTCGATTCTTTATTGTTCCATACATCCGCACAAATAACCGCTGACTTTGGATTGGCCGATGCTGAAATTAGATACACGACCGATGGTGGCGAAGTGACCAAAGCATCATTGGTATACACAAATCCGCTTCAAATAGATAGATCGGCCGAATATTCTTTTCGTGTTTTTCATCCCCAACATAAGGCTAGCACCCAAGTACTCACCAAATTGGTACAGGTTAAAAACACCATCGCCGATATTGATATGGCGATCACGCCCCAGGCCCATCCCAATTACAGGGGTAATGGTAGCAGAACCTTGGTAGATTTACAAAAGGGCACTACACAATTTAGGTCGGGCAAGCAGTGGTTGGGGTTTCAATCCGAAAAAATCGCCATAGACCTGGATTTTAAAAAGCAACAATCGCTATCAAAGGTAATTTTGAGTACGCTTAGGGACCATAATGCATGGATATTTTCTCCAGTATCAATTAGCGTTATCGCTGATACCAAAGAAATAGGCTCAGTGTACTTTGATACACCCAAAGAGGCACAACCTACTCAAATGCAGTTTTTGGACATCCCTGTTACAGTAGGAAATTACAGTGCCATTACCATTGAAATCAATGTAATGGAAGCGATTCCCGAGTGGCATCAAGGCAAGGGAACCCTGCCATTCTTTTTTATAGATGAAATTTTAGTAGAGTAA
- a CDS encoding NHL repeat-containing protein, whose translation MDRRNFVKNTSVLSLGMISGMSRANSFVQYKDAIIGHNSHQYKIDLQWGALNSNFYPVNDCHEMVQDSKGRIILLTNHTKNNIIVYDRSGKLLEVWGTDYPGAHGLTLHVENGEDVLYIADNNRHEVIKTTIQGKVMQVFPYPKASGKYDAKDKYIPTETAIAPNGDVYIADGYGEQYIMHYNAKGELLNVFGGRGEENHLFNNAHGICLDTRDASNPSLLITARQQNKLKRFSLQGEYISTIDLPGAFICRPVIHDKNVYLATIWSGDGSEGTGFVSILNENDTLVSAPGGCEPTYKDGILSPMYQTLKVFHHPHDVCVDDDENLYVAQWNSGKTYPIKLYRV comes from the coding sequence ATGGATAGAAGAAACTTTGTCAAAAATACTAGTGTTTTATCATTAGGTATGATCAGCGGAATGTCTCGAGCAAACAGTTTTGTACAATATAAAGATGCTATTATAGGCCATAATTCGCATCAGTATAAAATTGACCTGCAGTGGGGTGCCCTGAATTCCAATTTTTACCCGGTCAATGACTGCCATGAAATGGTGCAGGATTCTAAAGGCAGAATTATTTTGTTGACCAATCATACCAAAAATAATATCATTGTTTACGACCGTTCGGGAAAACTGTTAGAAGTTTGGGGTACGGATTATCCCGGTGCACACGGGCTAACCTTACATGTGGAAAATGGGGAAGATGTTCTATACATCGCCGATAACAATCGTCACGAGGTCATAAAAACCACGATTCAAGGCAAGGTAATGCAGGTTTTTCCCTATCCTAAAGCGTCGGGTAAGTATGATGCCAAAGATAAATATATACCCACAGAAACCGCTATTGCTCCTAATGGCGATGTGTATATTGCTGATGGGTATGGCGAGCAATATATTATGCATTACAACGCAAAAGGGGAATTGTTGAATGTTTTTGGTGGAAGGGGAGAAGAAAATCATTTGTTCAATAATGCCCATGGTATTTGTTTGGATACACGGGATGCCTCTAACCCTTCTTTGTTGATAACGGCACGCCAACAGAATAAGTTAAAGCGTTTTAGCCTCCAAGGCGAATACATCAGTACCATAGATTTACCGGGCGCATTTATTTGTAGACCGGTCATTCACGACAAAAATGTATACCTGGCCACTATTTGGTCGGGTGATGGTTCTGAAGGTACGGGATTTGTTAGCATTTTGAACGAAAACGATACATTGGTTTCCGCTCCAGGCGGTTGTGAGCCAACCTATAAAGACGGAATTTTGAGCCCCATGTATCAAACGCTAAAAGTTTTTCATCACCCACATGATGTTTGTGTTGATGATGATGAAAACCTATACGTTGCCCAATGGAATTCAGGTAAAACATATCCCATCAAACTATATCGAGTATAA
- a CDS encoding DUF1501 domain-containing protein gives MSEKKILEERSLLLNRRSFLGKAALGAGSLALGSLMGCEFFSKDKNGLITSTSSFGSNKGILDSLHHASKAKRVIYLFQSGGPSQLELFDYKPTLIKRRGEELPESIRNGQRLTGMTSGQDSFPLAGSVFDFKQYGSNGTWISDLLPYTAKMVDELCIVKSMYTEAINHDPAVTFFQTGSQQPGRPSMGSWLSYGLGSENKNLPAFTVLLSRGSGRPNGQPLYTRLWGNGFLHSLHQGVQFRAAKDPVLYLNDPKGITKESKRAILDKLAQLNDKQYDEFGDPEIQSRISQYEMAYKMQTSVPDVMSTDNEPDYIYKMYGADAKIPGTYAANCLLARRLAEQDVRFIQLYHMGWDQHDNLPGAIEKQAKDVDQASAALVADLKQRGLLEDTLIIWGGEFGRTNYSQGQLTDTNYGRDHHPRCFTMWMAGGGIKPGVVYGETDEFGYNIVKDPVHVHDFQATMLHLLGIDHEKLTYKYQGRRFRLTDVEGHVLNDLLV, from the coding sequence ATGAGTGAAAAGAAAATTTTAGAGGAACGCTCGCTGTTGTTAAACAGAAGGTCCTTTTTAGGAAAAGCGGCCTTGGGTGCGGGTTCATTGGCACTAGGTTCGTTGATGGGATGCGAGTTTTTTAGCAAGGATAAAAACGGATTGATTACATCAACCTCCAGTTTTGGGAGCAACAAAGGTATTTTAGACTCGCTGCACCATGCTTCAAAGGCAAAAAGGGTAATCTATCTATTTCAAAGTGGCGGTCCGTCACAATTGGAACTGTTCGATTATAAACCTACACTTATCAAGAGAAGGGGAGAGGAGTTGCCCGAATCCATTCGTAACGGTCAACGACTTACCGGGATGACTTCAGGTCAGGATAGCTTTCCTTTGGCGGGCTCCGTATTCGATTTCAAACAATATGGCAGTAACGGTACATGGATCAGTGACCTATTGCCTTACACGGCCAAAATGGTTGATGAGCTGTGTATCGTAAAATCAATGTACACCGAGGCCATAAACCATGACCCTGCGGTTACTTTCTTTCAAACAGGCTCTCAACAACCGGGAAGGCCCAGCATGGGTTCTTGGCTTAGTTACGGGTTGGGCAGTGAAAATAAAAACCTTCCCGCATTTACAGTGTTGTTGTCCAGAGGCTCGGGAAGACCTAACGGACAACCGCTATATACAAGATTATGGGGGAACGGATTTTTACATTCCCTACACCAGGGAGTTCAATTTAGGGCGGCAAAAGATCCTGTACTCTATTTGAACGACCCCAAAGGCATCACCAAAGAAAGTAAAAGGGCCATCTTGGATAAACTGGCACAGCTCAACGATAAGCAATACGACGAATTTGGTGATCCAGAAATTCAAAGTAGAATTTCCCAATATGAAATGGCCTACAAAATGCAGACTTCGGTTCCAGATGTCATGAGTACCGACAATGAGCCGGATTATATCTACAAAATGTATGGGGCCGATGCCAAAATCCCAGGCACCTATGCCGCAAATTGTTTATTGGCAAGAAGGCTGGCCGAGCAAGATGTTCGTTTTATCCAATTGTATCACATGGGTTGGGATCAGCATGATAACCTGCCCGGGGCAATCGAAAAACAGGCAAAAGATGTGGATCAGGCATCCGCAGCCTTGGTTGCCGATCTAAAACAGCGTGGATTGTTGGAAGATACCCTGATCATATGGGGCGGGGAATTCGGAAGGACCAATTATTCTCAAGGCCAGCTTACCGATACCAACTATGGTCGTGATCATCACCCAAGGTGCTTTACGATGTGGATGGCCGGGGGTGGCATAAAACCCGGTGTGGTTTATGGGGAGACCGATGAGTTTGGATACAACATTGTAAAAGACCCTGTACACGTTCATGATTTTCAGGCTACAATGCTACATTTATTGGGAATTGACCATGAGAAGCTTACCTATAAATACCAAGGGAGAAGATTCCGTTTGACCGATGTGGAGGGTCACGTTCTAAATGATCTGTTGGTTTAA